Proteins co-encoded in one Schaalia radingae genomic window:
- the rplI gene encoding 50S ribosomal protein L9, with translation MATTKLILTHDVDKLGSAGDVVEVRSGYARNYLVPRGLATAWSKGAQRQIDDMARARRKREIASVDDARVVRDQLQEVKFVTVSGKTGSNDRLFGAVSSADIAQAVQDQIGQTIDRRKIVIPAPIKTLGDYTVKVNLHSEVSANLHVRVIAE, from the coding sequence ATGGCAACAACGAAACTCATTTTGACCCACGATGTCGACAAGCTCGGTTCAGCCGGTGACGTTGTCGAGGTGAGAAGCGGTTACGCTCGCAACTACCTGGTTCCTCGCGGCCTTGCCACTGCATGGTCCAAGGGTGCTCAGCGCCAGATTGACGACATGGCTCGTGCTCGCCGCAAGCGCGAAATCGCGTCCGTCGACGATGCCCGCGTCGTGCGCGATCAGCTCCAGGAAGTCAAGTTCGTGACTGTTTCCGGCAAGACCGGTTCCAACGATCGACTCTTTGGCGCCGTTTCAAGTGCCGACATCGCTCAGGCCGTTCAGGATCAGATCGGCCAGACGATTGATCGCCGCAAGATCGTCATCCCTGCTCCGATCAAGACGCTGGGAGACTACACCGTCAAGGTCAACCTGCACTCTGAGGTGTCTGCAAACCTGCATGTCCGCGTCATCGCTGAGTGA